The Hippopotamus amphibius kiboko isolate mHipAmp2 chromosome 13, mHipAmp2.hap2, whole genome shotgun sequence sequence ctcccaacCACCTCTTTGAAATCGGATGTGTATTTGACACTTACAGCTCATCTCAAAAAGACGTTTTCAAGGATTAAAGGGAAATATAATCTCAGCAAAACAATAACCTTGTGTCTGATGGGAAAGTGTTTTAgatttcttcattattcagtTAGATATTAATTAACAGGAAGTAAAATTAAGAATGTACaagggttgggacttccctggtggcgcagtggttaaggaatccgcctgccaatgctagaggacacgagtttgatccccagtctgggaagatcccacatgcctccgagcaattaagcctgtgtgccacaactattgagcctgcatgccacaactactgaagcccgtgagcctagagcccatgctccgcaacaagagaagacacccaataaggccgtgcaccacaaccgaGCAGACCCCGCtggcggcaactagagaaagcccacgcaccacaatgacgacccaacgcagccaatataaataaattaaaaaaaaaaaaaaaaaaagaatgtaccaGAAGTTTTGGTATAACCTCAGTAGTACTCGCTACAACTCAAGTGCTCAACAGTCACTGGAGCCATCGGCTGCTGGAGCGGACAGCGCAGAGGGGACCCCCGGGGCGGAAGGCGAGGCGGGGAGATTTGGGGAGGTAGCTGTAAACCACGAGGACAGCGTACAGGACACCAGTGGGGAAAAAATCCCGCCACACCCACAAGGAAGGCGAGCAGTCGGGAGGGGTGGTCGGCGCCGGCCACAGCGCGCATACCTCCACCCCACGCCTCCTGAGGAACCAGCCTCTGCCTCGGATACGGCCCACGCCAGCCCGGAGCCCGAGGTCGGAGCGCCGGGGGAATGTGGGGAAGCGGTCACCCTCTTCTCGTCCTGGCACTACGCCAGCCCGCCCGACTCACAGTCCGCGGCCAAGCTCAGGAACTGCTCCCGCGAGGTCCACATCTGCGCCTGGGCAGGCGAGGCGGCAGGTGCAGCGGTACCAGAGTCTGCGTGCAGGCACTAAGAGATCCCACAGCCCCGCCCCCGCGTCGGCCACTAGCGGCTCAAAGGGAAGGAAGTGCGTCTGCAGGAAGTGCTGCACGGCGCAGCGCTTAGCCTGCCGGGAAGCGTAGTTTGGGAACAGAACGTGACTCCCGGCGGGCGTAGAAAGATTACGTTATCGCGTTGACCTGCTCAGTTCTTCTCTGGCGCGTTGTTTTTACAACCTGTACCCATAAGCAAAACATAGTGTTGTTTCCAcgcttttaaatattatataaatagcCTTATAAAGTATTTACTAGTTCATTTTGCACAGTTTCTTTAATGGTATACGGTAATCCATTTTTGTTCACCGCTGCTCTTTTGTAAAAACAGAGCAATATTCCAACTGGGTATTATCATATATGTCTCCTTGCACACCCATGGAGAGTTTCTCTAGGGCAGTGATTCACATACTTTTCACTGTAGTAATCCTTTTacactcttaaaattttttttttccagtttcattgagatattattgacacacagcactgtttaaggtgtacagcacaacAATTTGActcatatatattgtgaaatgattaccacaatgttTCATTAACCTCCACCATCTCATAtaggtaagaaaagaaaaaaaaatgtttcattttcccttgtgatgagaacttcggatctaccctcttaacaactttcaaatatgccatacagcagtgttaacgaTAGTCATCGTTACATCcctgtacttatttatcttataatcgaaagtttgtaccttttacaATCTTCGTCCAATCCCCACCCCGACTTGGTAACCAGAAATCTGATCCCTCTTTCTATgagttggttgttttttttgtttgaatgGCATTGAGGAACAGCCGCAGTGATGTGTTCAATGCCGCAGGAAAAGCCAGGAGGGGTAGGCTTTTTCACAATTAAGATTGTCAAGGGGAAGCGAAATGTTACGGGTATTGCACCTGCAGGCTTAGACCTGAGATTAAACTGCATCTCTGTGAGTGTTTAACAAGAAGCCTGGCTCCTTGTGGACTGTCACCTCCCTATGAGCAGGAACAGCATCCCCACCAGCACTGCACACAGAGCAGGTCTCCTTAAGTCTCTAGTGGGTGTTGGAGGAGGAAAGCAGAAGTGTATGAAGGGCACGGGAGGGACCTGAGAAGGGAGATGCTGTGCTGGACCTCTTGGCCCTGGTGCCTCTTCCCATGCCCTCCTGGAAAGAACAGCTGCCTCACCCATCTCTGTGTTAACGGgagtgatctctctctctctctctctctcacacacacacccacccacacacacacacacacacacactgaaatccTTAAAGAGGACTCTCAGACTTAAGGACGTGGTCCTGGTAAGATGGAGGTGTGGAGGCAAGTGAATTTGAATGTGGAGGAAATTGTTTTcagaagaatttatttttcagagtccAGAAGTCTGAGCCAGAATAAGCTAATCCTTAGCACTATTCACTGGGATGAAAATTCCCAAagatatctttgattttctgaccAATTCTCTTAATCTTTTTGCTTATCTTCTGCCGACTTCTCCGGAGGAAGTCACACAGCCTGCGAAATAGCCTCACACTCTGAATCTGTGAACCAGGAGGAAACAGGCTTCTTTACGGGATTAGCTTAATATCAAGACCAGACCCCTCCCCACCTGAACAGCCCCATTCCTGGGCCACCGCAGGAAACTTGGGGTCCCAGTTCCTCTCTGATGTGACACTTGGAGCATGTAGTTGAATCCCCACACCACAGACAGATGAGCAAGCTGAGGTCCCAAGAGGACACACGGCTTCCCAGGGTCACAAGTCTATCCCAGCAGAGCTGGACGGGAGCAGGGGCTGAAGGGTCATTACTCTAGTCAGAGCCTCTCAGAATTCAGCACAGTCAGGACCCCCTGGAGGCCTTGTGAAAATACAAATggctgcaccccccccccccaccgccgccaAGAGGCTGATTCAGGAGGTCAGAGAGGGTCCTGAGAATCTGCCTTTCTGTCAAGTTACTGGGTGGGGACCCCACATAAAGAACCATTCTTCTAAGGGATGGCAGAGCGAGTCCTGGAGGCCTGGGGCTCAGGTGAGGAAGGGGCCAGGTAGGAGGGCCTCTCTCTGCCCTGGATGGGGCAGCGGGTAATTGGTCCAAAGGATGTTCCACAACCCACCCCATTATCAGCTCCACAACACAGAGGGGGCCACTCACCTCATTACAGTTGATGTCAAATTGGTCCTTAGACTGGTCCAGGGTGACTGTCCCCACACACTGTTTCACCAGCTGGAAGGGGACACTTGAGGTCAAACGGGAACTCCCAAACCATCACCTCCCAGCCTCACCCCAGCAGCTAGAAATCGTCACCAGAAGCTCCCTATTCAGCTCCCTGGAAACATCTGTCAGCGCGCCCAGGCCCCATCTCACCCCTTTCTCCTTGAAGTCACACTGCTCCGGAGGCTGCTGGGTCGTCCTGGGGCACACGGTCTCCTTCACCATGAAGCTCACAGGCTTCAGGGTCTCCGGGTCCTCATCCTGGTCAAGGATCAAAGTGGGGAGACTGGGCTTGGGCTCACCCTTCCTTCTCTGATctgtctccctgccccccacctagCCGCAACCTCTCCAGGCCTTCCTGTGTGACTGccctgggctgggtgctgggtgcaCAAGGGAGGGGGACAGAGCCCATTCCTGGGCTCATGGGCACATGGAGAGCAGGAGCGGACCTCAGACCACCTCTGATGAGAGCACCTCCTCCTTGGAGGGGCTGAGGGAAGTCAGGGGCCACCTGCAGTGAAGGACCTTGTCACTGGCTGAGCAGAGTCGTTCCCTGGTAGGGAGACAACGAGGTGCAGATGGGACTTAAAGCAGGGATGTCACATGGCAGAGCCAGTGACCCCCTCTATCCCTGGAGCTTCCAGAAGGCCCTGGAGCCCAAACAGTGTATGCAGGACACCTGTTTCCACAGTGGAGATGCTAAGGCAGGAAGCCTCATGCTGGGAGGGGACCCAGCTCTGGGAAggtttcctggaagaggtggcagCCCACTGAGAGGGAGAAATGCCTTCCTGACAGGAGGTACAGCCTGAGCAAAGGGAGTGACAGTGTGGCCAAGGCTGGCGGGAGACagcccccttcccagccccttcCTGACTCATGCCGTTGGGAGGCAGGTCCAGCTCCAGGAGGCGGTAGGGATTAGCTTCTGAGGACCGCTCATTGAGACGATCCACAGCACGAAGCACGGCCTCCCTGTAGCTGAGGGTCTGGGCGCTGGGCAAGGGCACCACTAGTCCCAGCAGCAGAAGCCCCAGTGACCACCGCTCCAGAGCAAGGCTGGCCCTCTGGGTCTCCATGGTCCCCAAGTCGGCCTCCTCCCAGCTTGCAGGAGCCTCCTTTATGCGCCTCCTGGGCCTGATGCAATGGCCCAGCCGGGCAGCTTCCTGACCTGCCCCATCcctggctgcctcccaggctgtgaGCTGGACTTTCTTCAGCGTATGCTGTTGCCTCATGAGATTGCTGGGCAGGGAGCATGAAGGCCTCTGTGCAAGGTGAAGAAATGGTTTCTCCATCTTGCTGACAACTTCTTggcccctcctgaggcccatggGAAGTGTCATAGGCAGGGTTGCTCAAGAGGGTTGAGTCCTCCAGGAGATGGAGGGACCAGGCACTGCCTTACATCCCCTCTGCCTCCACACCACAGCCTCCTCAGGAATTAGTGCAAAGGCCTCCAGCTCTAGGCACTGCCTGGAACCCAGTAGGAACTCAGTTAAACTTTGATGAATGGATGATAGTACGAATCACATCTAGAGCCTTACCCACCCAGCAGTCTCTAGGCAGACAGTGAACCCCTCATCATCTTGTTCTCTGGGCCAAGCCCTCAGCCAGTGAGCTCCGTCTGTCCCCTCCCCTGGATTCTTCTCCACTGCATTCTCAGTCTAAAAATGTcctgtccccagcccccaccaaacATAGCCTATTatcctgacccccccccccccaacagagCCTGAGGAAGGGTCATCTACACCACTCTCAACACTTCTTTGTAGGCTCACATTCAAGGCCATGTCAGCCTGACCAGCCCTCACGGGATCCAGAGGCCACGCTCAAGCTTTGTCTTTATCTCCACAGGGGCTGGGGACACTCTGTTATCCTGAAACTGCCCCCTGCCTGTTTGTCCCCTGCTGCCACTCTCCTgg is a genomic window containing:
- the LOC130834550 gene encoding cathelicidin-2-like isoform X5; this encodes MALPQLLAGHEVDEDPETLKPVSFMVKETVCPRTTQQPPEQCDFKEKGLVKQCVGTVTLDQSKDQFDINCNEVVKTTRQRRTEQVNAIT